DNA sequence from the Gordonia polyisoprenivorans genome:
AACATGCTGCCCAGAAGGTCGAATGGGTCGGCTGTAGGGTCGGCTGCAGACGCGGCGTTCACCGCGAACAGCCCACCTCGCTCCACCGGCAGTTCACGCTCGAAGGCGTGAAAAAAGCCGCGCTCACGGTTCCACCGGTCTCCTTCGAGTAACCCCGCGGATGGAGGAGCTGGTTCGTTTCCCGACAGATAACCTGACAAGTACCCGCGCGCGTACTCCGACTGCACGATGATGTCGCGAGGATGTGCAGATTGCCCCACACGGTCACGGAGGCTGAAGACGCTCACCAGCCCTCGGAAAGTGTGTGGGTTACCGCTGATCACGAAGGGCTCGTCACCGTATCCGGCAACTCGCACCACCAGCCGAGAATCGGCCCAACCGGGTAGATCAAACCCTGAATCACGGCTCCGACTATCAGATGCCATCGTGTGTGCCCGTTCCTGAATACATAAACATTCTTACCAGTCTTAGGGTCTGCGAAATCCCAGTGTCCACCACCGCCCAGATTTGCCCCAAGCCCATAGCCAACCTTTCTTGTCGCCCCCTTTGTGACATCATGAGGACCGGAGCCAGGAGTAGAATTCGGGGTAATCGACCGGAAAGTACTCCCACTCCCATTCCGCGCCCATGAACTTGTCTCTATGAATCGCCCCCGGCGCCCCCACACTGGACACTTCAGGGCCGTTTAATCCTACGCCAAAGAACAGCTCAGGCAGAATAATCCCTTCGGTCGGGAAGGTCGACCTATGACGAGTTCTGTAGTCGAAGAGTACCGCACGCCGTGGATCGTCTGGGTCCTTTGTGTCAGGGAGCAATTCCCACTCCGGGAGGGAGTCCCAAGCACGCCAGAAGCTCTCCGCAAGCGACTCGCCTTGACACTGAACAAACGGCGCTCCATCACCGATGATGTAATACTCATTTTCCAAGAACCAGTCGCGCAGCTTGTCGTAATCCCAAACTCCACGGAGCAGTGTTGTTATGTCACTACCAGCAGCATCTATCAAATAGATGCAACCCTCGTACTCCTCTCCGCCTACGGCCTCCGGTTCCGGACGTTTCATCCTAAGTCTCACACGTATCAATCTCCCTGATGTGGCAGCCCTTCATCGTCTTACCATGAATACGAGTCACAAATAGCGTGGTGTGCCGTACACGTTGATCGTGTCGAGTTTGAGGTGACCGGCATCGGTACAAAGCTTGGCCACCAGTACGGCAGGCCAGTGGGGCAGGTATCTCCCGCCGGCCCCGGATAAGTATCATATTGATTGAAACAATAGAAGAGGATTACCCATAAGGTTGCGAAGGACACTACGAGCATTACCGCTAAATAGGCCTTCCGGCCAGCCTTAACCAGGCACACGGAAACAATGAACAGGACCACCAGACCAAATCCGAATGTTAGAAGTATGTACTTCATGATAATGAACTGTGCGACGATAGCCGGCTGATTTACGTCGCAAGATGCCCACTGATTAAAGACCGCGCACACACTCACCAACATCAGTACCGAAGCGCCTAGAACGGGAGTGGCAATCGTCCGCAAGGCGGGAAATTTCCAACTCACTTCGGCCGAATCCGAGGAACATTCTCTCCCCGCGCCAGCGCTGCTGCCATGTTGTTCACTAGCTGAATCACCGCGCCGTAGAACTCGGGGTAGGTGAGGTCCGCGCCGTACGTATCCCATAAATCCATACCCAACTTCATCGACATGTCATCACCAGCATCACTAACCCCAGTCGCCTTCTCGTTCAGATTCGCTCCGGCGTACAATCGGTCGCGCGTAAGTCCTGCCGCCCCGCCAACGTATCCACAGTAAATGTTCGAAACGCCACAAAGCTAAAGCAGCGGATGTATTGACGCGACCTTTACCGAGATGATTCCTAATACACTGGACTGTTTCCGAATTTACATTTCCTTTCATCTGCTTGAAGATGTACGTCATAGCGTAGTCAAATCTGTTACTTACTTCAGTGCTGCCACGGTATAGTTCGACGGCTCCTAACCCGAAGTAATTTGGATACTTCGATTCATAGCCGATGTTCTTCACGGCTTCCTCGACATACGAAGTCGACGCACTCGTATTGCCACCCGCACGTCCACGAAGAGGCCCGCACGCATGGATTCGCCGCCGCACCCGCCACGCACCTGCTCATGGGACTTGATCGCCGACTCGACCCACCCGTCACCCGTGCGTTTGGTGGCCTACCGATCAGCAAACGAACTCGGTGCAGCACCAGATGCACCCGCCCCGATCACCGACGCGGTCACCGCCAGCGCCGCGCACACCACTGTCAGCCCTGATCGTCTCCGCACCCGACTGTCATCGCTCACCATGACGCCACCCCCACCACTCAGTGCATCACAACAAAATTGTGATGCCAGATTCTGAACTGCCCTCGGATACTCAAGCACGGCACCCGGGATTCGGCAACCTAAAGATCGGCATCGGCTTCTTTGATTCGGCAAGTGTGCTGGTCGCAGCGATAAGCGAGAATTCCGGACCGGAAACAATCCCCAAGAATGGGGACAGATGACCCAGCGGCTAACGCAGCCAGCCAGTCTCCGATCATCTAGACAGCCACCCATCCACCTCGACGCAGAAAAGCAATGAGCCGCGACACCGTATGTCTACGATGTCGCGGCTCATGACTTGGCGGAGGATAGGAGATTCGAACTCCTGAGGGCTGTTAACCCAACCCGCGTTCCAGGCGAGCGCCATAGGCCACTAGGCGAATCCTCCAACGACGGTCGATCATAGCCGGGAGCGGGCGTCCAACCCAAACTGCACCGTCATCACCGACCTCCGAACCCGCCCGACCGGGCCTCTCCTAGCGCAGGTTTGCGGGCAGCAGCGAGACCGGCGCGATGAGGGTGTCGGTGTCGGAGCTACCGGCCGACAGGATGCCGATGACGTTGCCTTGTGCATCCCGGATGCCCGATCCGCTGTCGCCTTCGGCCGAGCGCAAGAGCGCGCGGACGCTGGTCGTCGTGTTCTGCAGCAGGAAGGGCGGGGCGAAGGAGTATCCGTATGCGGTGCGCATGGTCGGCTTGGGGTCGGTGATGGTGCCGGCACTGAACCGCGTGGTCACGCCGTTCTTGGTGACCCGTTCGCCCTTGACGATCGGAGCGCTCCAGGCGATCGAGTCGACCTGCGCGTGGGTGTTGCGCCCGAGGCTGATGACCGCGATGTCCAGACCCTTGGTGATCCGGTTGGCGGTGATGCGGCCGATCGTGTCGCCGTGCTCGTCATACACCTCCTGGCCGATGTGTCCGCAGTGACCGGCGGTGAGGGCTTTGGTCGGGGAGACGACGGCACCGAGTGTGCAGGAGGTGGCCGTGATGATCGTCTCGTCGACGTTGATCTCCATACCCGACCGCACCGTCGGGACAGCCGCCTGAGCGGAGGCCATCGGGGCTGCGACGAGTCCCGCAGCGCTGAGCACGAACGCGGCGGCCATCAATTTGATACGCATGTGTTCCGTCTTTCGTCTGGTTGGCGAACTGAGGGCAATCTATCAGGCATATTCGAGATAGCAAATCATCGATTGCCGGTTTGTCCCCATTTAAGTGGAACGTCCGTAGACTCGTGGCGCCGTCGTCGAAGGGAACCCACATGTCCACTGCTTCCACTCCCACCGGTCCGATCGCGGTCCTCGGCGCCACCGGAGGTCAGGGCGGCGCCGTTGTCGATGCACTCCTCGACGTCGGACGAAGCGTTCGGGCCGTCGTCCGGTCGCCGGAGTCCTCGCGCGCGCAGGCACTTGCCGACCGCGGTGTCGAGCTGGCCGTCGCCGACCTGATGGGTGGCGACGGCCTGGCCGAGGCGTTTGCCGGAGTCGCCGGAGCGTTCGCGCTCACCACGCCGTTCGAGTCGGGTGTCGACGCCGAGCTCACCCAGGGGGATGCGATCATCGCCGCGGCGCGTGCATCAGCGCTGCCATATCTCGTGTTCTCCTCGGTCGCCAGCGCCGACCTGAATACCGGGGTCCCTCACTTCGATTCGAAGTACCAAGTCGAGCAGCGCCTCGCGGCGACCGACATCGCCCACACCGTCGTCGGACCGACGTACTTCTACGACAACATCTTCGGCGATCGTGATGCACTCGCGGCCGGGTTACTCCTGATGGCGATGCCGACCGAGATGCCGCTGCAGCAACTCTCGCGTGCGGACCTGGGATCATTCGTCGCGAACCTCTTCGCCGATCCCTCTGCCCATGCCGGTGAGCGCATCGACATCGCCTCCGATTCGGTGACACCGGGCCAGATGGCCGCCGTCCTGTCGTCGGTCACCGGCAACGATGTTCACGCGGAATCCTATGATCCCGAACGTATCTCATCACCGGACATGCGTGCGATGTTCGGTTTCCTCTCGACAACGGGCTACAGCGTCAACATCACCCAACTGCATCAGCAGTACCCCCAGGTCGGGTGGCAGTCGTTCGCCGAATGGGCGGCCGGCGCGTTCGGCCAGGGCGTCGACACGCCCTAGGAAGACCGGGTTACTCCACCCGGTTGCCGTGTTCATCCCAGTGTGCGGCAACCTTTTTGCTCGGTTGGACACGTGGCGGCTCGCCGGGCATCTTGGGGTAGCTCGGCGGGTACGGCATGTCGTGCAGCCCGTTGGCGTCGTCGCGCTGCACCATCTCCAACAGCGGTTCGAGGCCGACGCGGTGCTCGGCGATGTCGGCCATCGGATCCCGGCGTCGGGCAACCAGGTCGGGGACGGTGGCCATGGTCGCGTCGTCGGGATGTATCTCGGCGAGTTCGGCCCACGTCACCGGCGTCGATACCCGGGCGTTGGCGCTGCGGCGCACCGAGTACGGCGAGGCCATCGTGCGGTCCCGCGCATTCTGGTTGAAGTCGATGAAGATCCGTTCTCCGCGTTCCTCTTTCCACCAGGAGGTGGTCACCGTGTCGGGATCACGACGCTCCATCTCGCGCGCGATCGCGATCACCGCACGGCGGGTGGCGATGAAGTCCCACTGCGGCTCGATCGGCACGAACACATGAATACCGCGCCCGCCCGAGGTCTTGGGGAATCCGGTGTATCCGAGTTCGTCGAGCAATGGGGCGAGCACATCGATCGCCACCCGACGCACATCGTCGAAATCGGTACCCGGCTGTGGATCGAGATCGATGCGCAACTGGTCGGGATGATCGTTGTCACCATCATGGGTGGGCCAACTGTGAAAGGTGACGGTACCGAGATTCGCCCCCCACACGATGTCGGCAGGTGCTTTGGGGCACAACGCATCTCCGGTACGTCCGGAGGGGAATGTGATCCGGGTGGACGGAACGTGCTCGGGACGTTTCTTGGCGATGTGCTTCTGGTAGATCTCGTCGCCCTCGATACCGTCGGGGAAGCGCTGCAGGAAGGTGGGCCGATCGCGCAGCGCTGTCATGATCGGGCCGTCGCCGCCGTCGTCGAGCAGGGCCATCTGCCGGTAGTAGCCGACGAGATCGCGTTTGCGGCCACCATTTTCACCGAGTTCGGGGAAGTAGATCTTGTCGGGGTTGCTCATGCGTACGGCGATACCACCGACGTCGAGTTCTTCGGCGGGCGAGCGAGAAGCCATGTCAGTCCTGCCCTTCCAGCACATCGTGCAGGTCGTAGGTCAGCGGCACGTCGAGCTGCTCGTATCCACAGCTGTCGGGCTCGCGGTCGGGACGCCATCGTAGGAACTTGACGGTGTGCCGGAAGCGGCCGTTCTCCATCTGGTCATAGGCAACCTCGGCGACGAGTTCGGGCCGGATCGGAATCCACTCCCCCGACTTCTCCGAACGCCACCGCGTCGGTTCCCCGGCAGAGGGTTTGTCCGGGTCGAGACGCATCGGCTCGAACATCTGCTGCAGCTCGACGCGCTTGGCATCGGTGAAAGCACCTGCCCCACCGACCATTCGCAGCTCGCCGTCGTAGAACAGCCCCAGCAGCATCGACCCCAGACCGGTACCGCTCTTGTGCACGCGGTAGCCGATCACCACACAGTCGGCAGTTCGCTTGTGCTTGACCTTGATCATCTCGCGCTTGTTCTCCAGGTAGTGACCGGCAAGGCGTTTGGCGACGACGCCGTCGAGTCCGGCGCCCTCGAACGCCGAGAACCAGTCCTCGGCGACGGCCGGATCGGCGGTCACCCGACTGACATGGAATCGGCGATCACGCCCGCCCGGACCGATGGCCTCCACGAGCGCCTCGCGCCTGGTAACGAAAGACTCGTCGATGACACCGACGTTCCCGAGCGCGAGGGCGTCGAAGCCGATGAAGATCGCCGGTGTGGTCTCGGCGAGCATCGCGACCCGCGAGGCCGCCGGATGGATGCGCTGGGCCAGCGAGTCCCAGTCGAGTCGATGGGTGTCGCCGATGAGCGAGGGCACACCGATCTCCCCGTCGAGCACCACTTTCAGGGGCAACTCCGCGCGGGCGGCGGCAACGATCTCGGGAAAGTAACGTGCGAGGTCCTTGCCACCGCGAGAGCCGATGACGACCTCGTCGCCGTCACGAAAGATCAACGCGCGGAATCCGTCCCACTTCGGTTCGTAGGACCATTCCGGATTGTCGGCGGGTTGGGCCGGAACCGCGCTCGCCGCTTTGGCGAGCATCGGCGCGACCGGAGGAGTGACGGGGAGATCCACCTCACCATCGTCACCCACTTGTAGCCTCTAGGGCAATGACCGCACACCCTGGCGTTTCCGCGGCCGGCCCGGCGGGACGGTTCGCCCCGTCGCCCTCCGGAGACCTCCATGTGGGCAACCTGCGTACCGCCGTGTTGGCGTGGCTGTTCGCCAACACGACGGACCGGAGGTTCTTGCTGCGCATGGAGAATCTGGACCGCACAGCCGTCGGCTCGGACGCCCGACAGATCGCCGACCTGCACGCACTCGGCCTCTCCTGGGAGGAGCCGGTGCGCTACCAAACCGATCGGCTGCCGCGCTACCGGCAGGTCATCGACGACCTCACCGCGACCGGACGGACCTTCGAGTGCTTTTGCACACGTCGCGAGATCCTCGAGGCACCCAGCGCACCGCACACACCGCCGGGCGCGTACCCGGGAACCTGCCGCACCCTGACCGCCGCGCAACGCGAGGCCAAGCGTGCGGCCGGCCGGCCACCGGCGATCCGGATCATCGCCGACCGCAGCACGTTCACCGTCGACGACGTACTCCACGGCCGCTACACCGGTGCGGTCGACGATTTCGTCATCCAACGCGGTGACGGCACCCCGGCCTACAACCTGGCCGTGGTCGTCGACGACGCGGAGCAGGGCATCGACCAGGTCTGCCGCGGCGACGACCTGTTGTCGTCGGCGCCGCGACAAGCGTATCTGGCCACGCTGCTGGGATATTCGCCGCCGACCTACGCCCATGTCCCCATGGTGCTCAACACCGACGGCGTCCGGCTCAGCAAGCGCGACGGCGCAGTCACCCTCGCCGACCTCGCGGCCACCGGCATCGATGCCGGCATCGTCCTCGATCACATCGCCGTGTCACTGGGTCTCGCCGCGGCGGGCGAGCGCATCGACATCGCCACGCTGGCAGCGAGATTCGATCCCGCTGTGCTGCCGCACTCGCCGTGGATCGTCTCCGATCTCGAGTGGCGCTGACCGCTCTTGGCGCAACCGGCCGCGGCTGCGCTCAGCTCGCGGTGGCGAGCAGTCGGGTCAGGACGTCGTCGATGGACAGCACCCCGATGACCCGCCCGCCGTCGACGACGACCGCGATGTGATTGCGGTACTGCCGCATTCGGCTCAGGGCGTCGTAGACCGGAAGTGCAGGCGTCATTTCCAGCACCGGCCGCATGAGGTCTGCGGCGCTCGCGTCGGGGGCGGCCTCGAGACAGTCCCGGACGTGGACGACACCGCTGACCCGCGGCCCGTCGCGGACCACGAGACGCAGATGCCCGCTGTCCCTGGCCCGTGCCTCGATGACGGCCGCCCTCGCATCGTGATCGACCCCATCGGGATCGACCACCGTCGCCACGTCCGCCACCGTCAGTGACGCGAGATCCAGTGCGCTCGAGAGGTGTTCGTGATAGCGGGCCTCGAGCGTACCGACGGTCGCCGAATGCTCGACGAGCTGGCGCAACGTCTCCGGATCCTGCCCGGAAGCGACCTGGTCGACGGCCTCCACACCGACCATCCGCAACACCCGGTTGGCCAGCCTGTTGAGTTGGACGATCACCGGGCGGGTGAACCACATGAACACCCGCATCGGGATGGCCAACAACACCGCCGACCGTTCCGGGTGGGCGATCGCCCACGACTTCGGCGCCATCTCACCGACCACCAGGTGCAGGAACGTCACGATGATCAGCGCCAGGACGAATCCGGCGATGTCGGCCAACCACAGTGGCGCGCCGATGTTCTCGAACGCCGGCGTCAGCCAGTGATGGACGGCCGGCTTGGTGACCGCACCGAGCGCCAACGTGCACACGGTGATCCCCAACTGCGAACCGGCGAGCAGTACGGACAGCTCCGACGCGCTGCGCAGGGCGGCACGCGCGGAACGGCTGGTCGCCGCGGCGTCTTCGAGGCGGTGCCTGCGCGCGGCGATCAGCGCGAACTCCACGGCGACGAAGAAGGCGCTGGCCGCGATCAACGCGACCGTCACGGCGAGAACGACCCAGGGGTTGCTCATCGCTGACTCTCCTTCGGTGATTCGTCGGCGGCCGGGACGGTCTCGCGCGTCACGTGCACCATGGCGGGTACTCGGTGGGCGATCTCGACGACAGTGGCGATCAGTCGCGGCGGGAGCGCCGGTTCGTCGTCGACGAGGCCCGCCGGGTCGGGTTCGATCGGCAACACCACGCTGTCGCCGACCTCGGGCAGTTCCCCCGCGGTGGCGATGACCAGACCGCTCAGCGTTTCGTAATCCCCTTCGGGGAGTCCGTATCCCAGCGTGCGGGACACCTCGTCGAGGTGTGCGTCACCGCGGATCGCCCAGCCGTCGGCGAGCACCGCGATGGGTCCGGTGTCGGCGGGATCGTGCTCGTCGTCGATCTCACCAACGAGTTCCTCGGCCATGTCCTCGGTGGTGACGATGCCGGCAAATCCGCCGTATTCATCGATGACGACCGCCATCTCGTCACCGGCGGCGGTGACGTCGTCGAGTACCTGCGGCAGCGGCAGCGTCGTCGGGACGATCACCGCGGGGCGTGCGAGGTCGCGGGCGGTCCTTGCAGTCGGTGCCGGGGTCGCCGACCATTCCAGGATGTCGGCGAGGTGGACCACCCCGACGACGTCGTCGGTGCCCGCATCGATCACGGGATAGCGTGTGTGGCCGGTCGCCATGCGGCTACGGACCGCGGCGAGATCGAGGTCGGCGGGCACGGTGTCCACGCGCGGACGCGGGATCATCGCGTGATCGGCGGCGCGAGTGGGGAATTCGAGAACGCGATCGAGAAGCTGGGAGAGTTCCGCGGGAATCTCCCCGGCCTGCGCCGACTCCGCGACGATGTGTTCGAGGTCGCGGGGCGTCGCCGAATGCTCGACGTCGTGCACCGGTTCGATGCGCAGCGCCTTGAGCAGCAGGTTGGACGCCGCGTCGAACACCGTGATCAACGGACCGAAGATCTTGAGGTAGGTGCGGGTCGACAACGCGAGTCGACGCGCAACCGGTTCGGGCCGGGCGATGGCGAGGTTCTTGGGGAACAGCTCGCCGAAGACCATCTGGATCACCGTCGAGAACAGCACCGCGAGGATCGTGCCGATGGCCACGCCGACCGACACCGGGACCCCGACGTCGCCGAGCAGGTCACCGAAGCCGCTGCCGATGAGCGGTTCGGCGACGTAGCCGACGAGCAGACCGGTGACGGTGATGCCGAGCTGAGCGCCGGACAGCATGAATGACGTGCGTCGGGTCACCGCGAGCGCACGGGTTGCGGCGGTGTCACCTGCC
Encoded proteins:
- a CDS encoding NmrA family NAD(P)-binding protein; the encoded protein is MSTASTPTGPIAVLGATGGQGGAVVDALLDVGRSVRAVVRSPESSRAQALADRGVELAVADLMGGDGLAEAFAGVAGAFALTTPFESGVDAELTQGDAIIAAARASALPYLVFSSVASADLNTGVPHFDSKYQVEQRLAATDIAHTVVGPTYFYDNIFGDRDALAAGLLLMAMPTEMPLQQLSRADLGSFVANLFADPSAHAGERIDIASDSVTPGQMAAVLSSVTGNDVHAESYDPERISSPDMRAMFGFLSTTGYSVNITQLHQQYPQVGWQSFAEWAAGAFGQGVDTP
- the gluQRS gene encoding tRNA glutamyl-Q(34) synthetase GluQRS encodes the protein MGNLRTAVLAWLFANTTDRRFLLRMENLDRTAVGSDARQIADLHALGLSWEEPVRYQTDRLPRYRQVIDDLTATGRTFECFCTRREILEAPSAPHTPPGAYPGTCRTLTAAQREAKRAAGRPPAIRIIADRSTFTVDDVLHGRYTGAVDDFVIQRGDGTPAYNLAVVVDDAEQGIDQVCRGDDLLSSAPRQAYLATLLGYSPPTYAHVPMVLNTDGVRLSKRDGAVTLADLAATGIDAGIVLDHIAVSLGLAAAGERIDIATLAARFDPAVLPHSPWIVSDLEWR
- a CDS encoding trypsin-like serine protease, translating into MRIKLMAAAFVLSAAGLVAAPMASAQAAVPTVRSGMEINVDETIITATSCTLGAVVSPTKALTAGHCGHIGQEVYDEHGDTIGRITANRITKGLDIAVISLGRNTHAQVDSIAWSAPIVKGERVTKNGVTTRFSAGTITDPKPTMRTAYGYSFAPPFLLQNTTTSVRALLRSAEGDSGSGIRDAQGNVIGILSAGSSDTDTLIAPVSLLPANLR
- a CDS encoding hemolysin family protein, with the protein product MLLTLLGILIGILVVFAITALTGYFVAQEFAYMAVDRSRLKARAEAGDTAATRALAVTRRTSFMLSGAQLGITVTGLLVGYVAEPLIGSGFGDLLGDVGVPVSVGVAIGTILAVLFSTVIQMVFGELFPKNLAIARPEPVARRLALSTRTYLKIFGPLITVFDAASNLLLKALRIEPVHDVEHSATPRDLEHIVAESAQAGEIPAELSQLLDRVLEFPTRAADHAMIPRPRVDTVPADLDLAAVRSRMATGHTRYPVIDAGTDDVVGVVHLADILEWSATPAPTARTARDLARPAVIVPTTLPLPQVLDDVTAAGDEMAVVIDEYGGFAGIVTTEDMAEELVGEIDDEHDPADTGPIAVLADGWAIRGDAHLDEVSRTLGYGLPEGDYETLSGLVIATAGELPEVGDSVVLPIEPDPAGLVDDEPALPPRLIATVVEIAHRVPAMVHVTRETVPAADESPKESQR
- a CDS encoding hemolysin family protein → MSNPWVVLAVTVALIAASAFFVAVEFALIAARRHRLEDAAATSRSARAALRSASELSVLLAGSQLGITVCTLALGAVTKPAVHHWLTPAFENIGAPLWLADIAGFVLALIIVTFLHLVVGEMAPKSWAIAHPERSAVLLAIPMRVFMWFTRPVIVQLNRLANRVLRMVGVEAVDQVASGQDPETLRQLVEHSATVGTLEARYHEHLSSALDLASLTVADVATVVDPDGVDHDARAAVIEARARDSGHLRLVVRDGPRVSGVVHVRDCLEAAPDASAADLMRPVLEMTPALPVYDALSRMRQYRNHIAVVVDGGRVIGVLSIDDVLTRLLATAS
- a CDS encoding DNA polymerase domain-containing protein; the protein is MASRSPAEELDVGGIAVRMSNPDKIYFPELGENGGRKRDLVGYYRQMALLDDGGDGPIMTALRDRPTFLQRFPDGIEGDEIYQKHIAKKRPEHVPSTRITFPSGRTGDALCPKAPADIVWGANLGTVTFHSWPTHDGDNDHPDQLRIDLDPQPGTDFDDVRRVAIDVLAPLLDELGYTGFPKTSGGRGIHVFVPIEPQWDFIATRRAVIAIAREMERRDPDTVTTSWWKEERGERIFIDFNQNARDRTMASPYSVRRSANARVSTPVTWAELAEIHPDDATMATVPDLVARRRDPMADIAEHRVGLEPLLEMVQRDDANGLHDMPYPPSYPKMPGEPPRVQPSKKVAAHWDEHGNRVE
- a CDS encoding ATP-dependent DNA ligase gives rise to the protein MDLPVTPPVAPMLAKAASAVPAQPADNPEWSYEPKWDGFRALIFRDGDEVVIGSRGGKDLARYFPEIVAAARAELPLKVVLDGEIGVPSLIGDTHRLDWDSLAQRIHPAASRVAMLAETTPAIFIGFDALALGNVGVIDESFVTRREALVEAIGPGGRDRRFHVSRVTADPAVAEDWFSAFEGAGLDGVVAKRLAGHYLENKREMIKVKHKRTADCVVIGYRVHKSGTGLGSMLLGLFYDGELRMVGGAGAFTDAKRVELQQMFEPMRLDPDKPSAGEPTRWRSEKSGEWIPIRPELVAEVAYDQMENGRFRHTVKFLRWRPDREPDSCGYEQLDVPLTYDLHDVLEGQD